The following nucleotide sequence is from Vigna radiata var. radiata cultivar VC1973A unplaced genomic scaffold, Vradiata_ver6 scaffold_179, whole genome shotgun sequence.
AGGACCGTTAGCCACATCAACAAAAACTTAACGCCGTtcatttttaaggactaaaattACACGTTTcaatactaagaggatgaaatgtcatcaatgttttgagcaggaactaaaaccaaaaatcacttATACttgaaggactaaaaacatatttaacccatatatatatatatatatatatatatatatatataaattaacagtaaaatataaattaaaatcaatactTCTGAATAAGATTAGTCATTGAAAGAATTCAACTGAAATTGAAAcgatattaataaaacaatatttataactaacattataatatcataatttttacaatacaataccaaatatttgaataaaaataattttataaattcttaaCATAAAACCTCAACTCaaagatattatattaatgtttttaaaaatatttccttatacttaaatttaaatttcaacaaaattcaacagtaataaaaagtttagattcgaattatgatatataaaaataataattacatattaaaattagggatgacaacgggtcgggtcggacaCGGATAGTGTTTATCTGTAGCCCGGTTCACCAGATAAAAATGTATACGCCACTCGACCTGTTACCCGCCGGATATCCGTTTAGAAAATACCtgcgggtattttaaaacttgCGGGTATCGCAAATAttcgcaaaaaaaaaaaatattttatacattttaaaataaaattacaaaaaatataaatataatataatataaattaaaattttattttatttaaatttaacttaataaaatataattttactttatttttaattaaatttaattaaaaattgtataaattaaatctttttattattttttgcggaTAATAGGTACCCACTGGTCGGGTAATATACTATCCGTACCGACCCGTTTGGAAGcagatattaaaataccttttagcTGTTACCCATGAATAGTGAATATCCGCGATAGTAACTACCTGTCGTAGGTTTTATCCACAAATACTCGTACCAGcaaatttttttctcatcctGAATAAAACCTTCAGAGCATTCtcttggtaaaaaaaaaaagggtaatgTTTGCCTCTCAAAACATCTtcattcaacaatttaaataagggaatgaataaaagtaaaatataactGATGAGTCAACAATTCCCATTGAAGGGAGTATTGAAATTACTCAAAATACTAGATTATATCTTTATTCAAAAggatacaacttttttttatgttttttctttcactttttgctaaatttatattatattatattatttatttacacaTATCTGTAAAGGATATAATTTTCTCTTAATAATTTTGGtaccattttcttcttttaaagcatttaatttattatattaaaattattatattacgTGATAAAAGTGCATAACTGCATAATTCTATCTATCAATAAGTCTACAATCCCTTAACTAAAAATTAACCATTTATTTTTCACTCTTTGTACTTTTtgtaaaactatattattttaataaaaatacagacagtaaaaacacatttacattaatatattattgaataaatacatttacaaataatgatatatttttttcgaacttattttatctttttatcattGTCTTtctgttaaaaaatattatggataAACAAAACTACTATTATCTATTTTCTTAATTTCCTAAAACTATGTAAGTACTTcatgcttttaaatatttattgtaatttttaatcaGAATATATGCTAcagtattttttaaacaattaggATGactaatttaatatgtaaaagtgtcgaaatattttgaaaaaataagaaactaaaattatataattttattacaatttaaaataattactataactcatttttcaaaaaaaaaaaaacaattcgtGGATTCTTTTCTTAGTattttgtaaaacataaataaatttttatttaacatctttaaaatttatattagacaaatattttaaatatacaaattattatatcattagaATTTACAATGATagtatttttaaacatataatttatcttataattaaacttcataacgataaatgtttttaattaaataagttgtATTTTATCgtaatataagtttattttttaattactttgttGGTTAcctaaaataatattgaaatttaatgtaGAAATAATGATTAGAAATGGTTTAAAAAAATTCTGCGTTATTGGttaaattgaactaaaactaaaactaataaGAAATAtgttatagaaattaaattaaatatttgatatatgaCTTTGAGATAATACAAATATCTGAAGGAAGAGCTtgcatataaatatttattttttttattttaatgtgtgtgagacaaattaaaaataaaataaaatttaatacatatttaagctttagtttaattatttttgtatttaaggTTCGTATGTGTATTAGTTTTCGGTTTAATTGTAGTATGATACTTGAGTTAAGTAGAGCggtgaaaataatatttctagtaGTTTGGTTTTTCGGTCTGCAACAAAAAGGATATAGAATAGGGTGAACTCGGTATTTTTAATGGGGTgcaaatagtaattaaaaaatttcttaatttttcggcaattatttcattatttcttaattCATTTTCTCCTATTATTTTTCGgcaattatttcattatttcttctATAATATGCAATGCATTCAACATAAAAGCAGATGACAATGTAAATGAAAGCGACTAGAGAACAGATATAAAGACAActcttataaatatattctaaaaattttatttcatgcctaagaaaaaaaaagatacatatAAGAATAATTAGGTTagttttttaacattatttattgactatatatagttttattaataatagtttCATCAGTTCCCTTGTATAGGTCCATTTTCATCATATGAATGCTTGCTTCacctaaaattaacaaaagataaatttaatttaatagaaacattttactacgtatataatatgtttttcatacaagtaaaaaaaaaaaaactataatattaatACATATGAATATTCCATTTATCTAAGTTTTTATATGCATTCtcattaaaatgtttattttacataatttaacggtgactaaaaaaatcaatcttattttacaataataatttacaatcttttttttttctctcttttcattaaaaaaatacttcatTCCTATAAGTTCTTTCTCActtatttttaagtttcttatttcAATCCTTATTTCACTTAAATTTAGATATTCCTTTCAATAGTCGGtgactaaaaaaaaatcaatcttattttacaataatacgtatacttttctaaaaaatacatcaataaaatccatatttaaaaatattggtatttgataatttttaggTACATAAGATATTTATTCCGGATAAGgcagtttattaaaatattaatatttttacatttgtcTATTGATATTAATCTAAGCCATAAGGATGGTCAAAAAGTACAAGCACGTGTGGTTGAAGATAATTAATGAGAGTTTTTATTCTACTTGCTGATGAACTCAAattgtcttttttatttaatatcttgGTTGCTATGTTTCAAAATTGATGAGTTTTTTTTTGACAAGGAAGTGAGCTAATAATATTTGGCTTAATTTCAATCTGACGTCTTCCaaatactaaatatatatatatatatatatatatatatatatatatatatatatatatatatatatatatatatatatatatttggaatcCCATGCatcttttacttaattaaattttctttctctgcACAGATTCGTGCTTCCAAAACTCAacaacatgaaaagaaaaacaactccACCACTTCTTCGTCATGCTTTTGTTTTCACGTCTTACATGCatcatttttttcacaatattttagGTTAGAAGTTAaccatcgattagagataagatttaattaaatcagtttgtaaggtgaagtttgtactttatttatatattataatttggttttatctttaaaaaaaatacttcttcACGTCGACCTAATTAAACCGGCTTATATTGTatgtgatagtagaaattgggtagTCCAATAGCAATCCAGGTGGAATAGAAATgtcaaaaaacaataaatatcgTTAAGATAGGCTTTGAACCAtggttctgataccatgtttGAAAGTGGaaacctaactcaactccacaaaattaacttgtaagatgaagtttgcacattatttatagtttagtcttatctctagttgatgtgaaactttcaacgttaaacttaaaattcacttataaTGCTATCAGAaccattaaagaaaaatatatttaaatgatttataattttaactcttaaaaatatttaatattttggaaGAAACCTTCAcatcaaaatctaaaaataacgAGAATTTATTAGTGATGGACAGCCCACTTTCCAAATTGCAAAAGCTATTCAAATTAAGTTAACTTCTAAATAGTTAATGAGTGCATAATTAGTATTTAGACGTTTAATTAATGAGTGACCATTAAGAGATAGTGTGAGATGTGGTGTTTAGAAaggacaaaaaagaaaacgacaAATTGTTATCAGTCTTATGATGTTACTGCAGCCGGAGAGAGGGAGCGCCGCCgccagagagagagagagcgcAGCCTAATGATGCCGccggagagagaaaaaaagaatatgctTAGCTTGCTCTTTATATTTGTCTTAgtattcttgtattttttttaaattaggttaaaataaaatgagagttATGtggaaaaaatgtttttttattagatttaaatattatcataaatagatctatttttagaagaaaaaaaagttatttcctTCATACTCTCATCGCCTAAAACAAATGATAATCAGACAAATTTTACAACTTTTCAAAGAATCTTGATCGTAAATTGCCATTTTGAAAACAGTGGCACGCACAAAAGTAATTTTCTCAATATCTATCTATCATCTTGGGTTGACTattctagattttttttatgtgtattattatttgattgtaaatcttcattttaatttgaaagaaacacaataaaaattggacttaaaaataaaaaactcggACAACCAAAACGAgagaattattatatttttatatgataagagtatttttattataaatgtatttcatattcacatattttatatttaataaaaaataagtttcttttttaatttaaaagagaccaaatttacatattttataatttggttacaaataattaatatatttttttacataacttgtttttctgttattttcttaaaaaaatactcaaaacaaaaataagaatctCGATAACCAACAAACCTAGTAATGATCTAAACTACACTCTCCGACATATCTTTTTCATTACagatgaatatttaaattttcattttcattgataaaataattacgTTGTGATAAAGATTTAACCTTCGTACAACCTTTTATTTACCATTTATGTTATTGATCACGTgaatataaagtaaaagaaaaaattattctttatcacacttaactttttatatttatttaatattatttttattttacatttttataaccattttagtttttatacttttgtatgTAACATTGGTAAactataaagtaaataaataaatggaaacATGCAGGGAAAATGAATAGACAATAGCAGCCACTATTGGCTTTTCAATTGTCATCATACACAGATGATAATGAcccaaaaaaacaataaataaaaaaaaataaaaattggtaCGGCTCCATTATATAAATTGAGCAAGTATTGGCATCTTAAGGTGCTCTGCTTCTGCACTTTCCACCTTCCCATATAGAGTTACAAAGAGGACTCttcgttctctctctctctctctctctcttgcaTAGTTGAAGTAAGAACCCTAATTTTACAGAGCCAAAAAATGGGAAGAGCTCCTTGTTGTTCTAAAGTAGGGTTGCACAAAGGTCCATGGACTCCTAAAGAAGATGCATTGCTTACAAAGTATATCCAAGCTCATGGAGAAGGCCAATGGAAATCACTACCCAAAAAAGCTGGTAATTGACAGTTTTTAATTGATGACTAGCTGATTCATTTCTCAAGTTTAATCTTTTCTTTGATGGGGTGAATGAGTTATGGTTTATAATTACACAGATAgtgtaaaaattgaatttttattaattttgattgaatATGCAGGGCTTCTTAGATGTGGGAAAAGTTGCAGATTGAGATGGATGAATTATCTGAGACCTGATATAAAGAGAGGAAACATAACCCCAGAAGAAGATGATCTTATAATCAGAATGCATTCACTTTTGGGGAATAGATGGTCCCTCATAGCAGGAAGATTACCAGGAAGAACAGACAATGAAATAAAGAACTATTGGAATACCCATCTCTGCAAAAAGCTGAAAAATCAAACAGGAGAAGATACTGAGACACCCAATTCCTTGGAGAGTCCTCAGGAAGAACCTGCAAGTGGcagcaaaaagaagaagaacggTGGCAAAAAGAAGAACAAGCAGAAGAACAAAGGAGACAAAGATAATGCAGAGCCACCAAAGACACAAGTTTACCTACCAAAACCAATCAGAGTGAAAGCTTTGTATTTGCCAAGAACAGATAGTAATAACACATACACCTTTGATTCCAACTCAGCAAGTGCATCAACAAaccaagaaaaggaagaaagccCCTTGACAAAAGAATCAAACTTGGCTAGTGAATTTGGAAATGTGGGAGAAAGTGATGATTTTGGCTTCTTCAGTGAGGACCATGACTTGGTCAATGCCTCTGATATGGAATGCCACTCTTACTTTCCTTCAGATCATGGCTCTCTGCAACAACTCTACGAAGAATATTACCACCTTCTCAACATGGATCATAGCCAATTCATCGAAATGAGTTCATTTGGAGAATCTTTATTGGTGTGAAACAGTGTCAACAAAGATCAATTCACTTGATAAAGATGAGACTCATCTCTCATCTTACTCGTACATGAGATACAATTTCACTGTTCATGTGAATGTGAAAACTTTGTTGGTAAATAATTTGTAAGTAATTCTGTGACTGTGTTTACTGAGTCTTGAGAAACTTTGACTATGATGAATCTGCAACACTCGTCACAGTTAAACATTTTTAGGAgaaagatataatatttatatatattagttatcAAGAATAATGCTGAGCATATTGATCAACCACTCAtgttactttatatttttataatttatattcgATGATCGTATCTAATCTCATCTTGGTTTTTGCACAATTAAAAATTCACTCACTTGTGTATGATGCACTCCATAAACAATTGCCAGTCAGTGACTTAAAAAACCAGTCCTTTTTACTTTAagtgatataatattttattttaatgaaagtgtgtgaagaggtgaactttaatacatttttttatgttgatctaTATATCCTTATATAGGTTTTAATTATAGTGTTGATAAAGtggattttaaatctaaattaattggttttatctttaattaacgtggactttttaaattgaataaatcattatttatattaacctgtataataataataatagtaataataataatatatagtattTTGCGTGTATATCATGTcgttaatataaatttataatgctTATGctaaagttttaataaaaaatttactttatgtcaaattgataataaattataactgATGTGTGGTAATGCTCGCTCAGTATAATGATGAGTCCagatatttttggttttttttttgtaattatggTAGagaaacagtaaaaaaaaaatatcagtagaaaattgaaattgatagtGTTTTTTCAGAAGGAGAATGATCGTTGAGAAGAAGTGAAACATTACCATGCATGTGAGGAGAGATTTCGTCGTTTTAAGCTTTCTAGGAAAATGAATAAACTTTTATGAAAGAGAAATGTTTGAAAGTTTGCTTCTCATGTGcttacctttattttttttcttcatgatCATACAGATCTTAATAGCAGTGATGGACGCATGTTActaagtttatgaaaaaaaaaagcaaattatatatttgaagtcactgttttataataaatatgtgtAATTGAGAGTATATAAATACatcatttgaatttcttttttcttattaaggtgataatttatagtttaatcattttggagatttttatttgtaaagttctattttttttattatttcaattaggTTCTATTTTCTATAGAATTGAGTCAATTTTGACATTGTCGTTAATTGTTATGAACGATGTTAAATTTAGTGTTTAGTGGCATGCTAAGCTAGTCATTATTGAACACGTGGCACACTGAGCTAGCTTCGTTCACCTCTCATCACAGACCACCATCGTACTGCCAGAGTGGCTTCATTGAAGAGATTTGTGTCGACGTCTCGCTGCACCACCGTCTCCGTCCTTTTCTCGACAACCATCTTTCGCTTCGCCGACAGGGATTTTGCCGTTGTCGTCACGATGCCACTGGCAGCCGCTCCCTCTTTAACCCCATCATCGTTCTCTAGGGATCCGACGATGAATCTGTCGTCAAACACGAAGGCTCCAACACCTTTGACCTCTTTTACGACTATAGCGATGGCACTGGCCTTTGTCTGCTTCCGTCCACCATGTTGGAGTTCCTCCTCAGCTCAGGCTTCAACCGCCTACTCGAGTAGTTCGCACAGATCGAGATGAACGGTGTGTCGTCACGAGTTAAAGGGGTGTTAAATAAGCAAACATAGTTACCCTGGTGTGAATGTAGTCAATCGTCGTATGTGGGCCCAGGCCATGATGGAGGTATATGCAGATGGGTGCTTAAAAGTTTCGGCTTTGATTCTTGGGTTTTACCTAATTTCAAAAACTATGTTTATGGGTTCAAACAAATATACCTTGAATCTCATTACATGTTTTGGGAACGTATATATTACTCATTCCATGTCTTAGACCTTGTTTACACAACATCATATCTTTGCATTTGATTTCAAGTCACACAAACCTATTTCTTCTTATTTGATGTATAGGTCATGGATAGAAAGTATTTTGctataatttttaaagtaattaatgtaaaaatcaataattttccCTTAAAATTCATTGACTTTGGATGATACTGTGTGAAGGATGTATCGAAGAATGGGGTTCTAGTAGTGCAATCATTAAGAAACAACATAATTGCATCGCCACTTTTGGCTTCCATAGCTATAATGTTGAGTTCCCTAATTGTTTGTTGATGAGCAGTGGCCATGAGAAGAAAATCGTGGTGTCTGAGGTTTTTGGGGACAGGAGTGTCCTTGGTTTGTCCATAAATCATAGATCGAGATGAACTGCGATTCAAGATGTCGGAGGCGCGTGAGTTACCTTGCAAACATATTTTCCACTCTGATTGCATCCTCCCATGGCTCTCCATGCAAAACTCGTGTCTGGTGTGCCGCCACGAGCTTCCTTCCGATTTCGAAACCAGGGCTCCGAGTTAGATCGACGAGGAGGCCATAGGGTTGACTATCTGCAGGCTTCCAGGAGGGGGTTCGCCGTGGGTTGATTTTATGGGGGATGCAGGGCTAGCAAGAATCCATCTAAGGCGACCAAACTCTgtcacataattaaaaattccTAAATTAGCAAGCCATGACACAAAATTTTTAACGTCGTCCAGCCCACTAAACGACAAGGTCCAAACTAAgtcaatttttcacaaaaattgacctaattgagataaattaaaatacgaaAACCTATTTGAGATGATTATGCACAAATAGGGATGTctgaaatgattaaacctttattttaaattagattatggTTTTAatcatcttttaatttcttttgtgaTTTAGGTTCtctttctcttaaattttagtatttatggttttaaaaattcgtaattttagtttaatttacaATTTCTCAAAAGGTCTTATATTTTACGTTAATATTGTCAAAATGAATCATCTGGTAAGGTTTTATATTTTAcgttaatattgttaaaatgaaTAATCCAGTTCATCATGGGCTAGTCATTTCATGAGTCAAGCAATCTGACTCACTTACTAGTGAACCAAAAGAATTTGAATCTAGTTCGACTCACCACatgttggtgggttaaacgagTTGATTTACTAACTCACTTAATGACAAGTTTATTTTCAAttctaaaacaataatttttctctaattcaaatttaaataaatttcaatccaaaatcatgttaaattccaaaacaattcaaaataaataaaaaaatataatacaatctGAATACAATCCAAAATCATCTTAAACTTCAAATATAGTCCAACAACaactataaaaaacaaatttatgtaAGTTGACGAGTCAATCCGACTCATCATAGGTTTAACTCGAATGAGTCGAGTTCTTAATGAATTAGATtcaaaaattaaccaaaatcaaaatcttaaattttttttcccaaTCCAACTTGATCTGGATAATGGATCGAATAAATTAGATTCTTAATGAATCAAActcaaaattaacttatatcaaaattaaattttttttcaacccaaCCTAATACAAATGGTGGGTCAGATTAACTTACGAGATCCAATACCAATATACTTTGacaaactattttatattttacttagtTTGTAATTTCACTTAAagatactttaaaattttagagtGTGAGTTTGGATCCCATTGTAGACCTTTCAAGTGTGAAAACTAAAATACCGTGGTTGTGTTTGTGAAAACGAAGATTCAATtgtagatttttaaaaaaatgtgcaGATTGAAATCGTAAAAGCTGAGAAACTAAAATAGCAAATTAGAAATTATAGCGtgataaaaaattagaatttaactatttttttcaagtttaaatgtcttatttttcaatgaatatTACTATcagtcaattaaaaaattatttttgaggCGACTTTGAAGATAGTTACTGGTTTGTTTTAGTGTAAAAGTCAAATAAATTGGTCGTGTAATAATctgtaattaaataatatattatattttaattggtaTTGTTTTTTCGTTAATGCTTTAAATGGCATTGGAACGCATTATAGTGACATGATAAATGTTCCcagaattaattattcaatCAAAAAGGACACAGTCACATAGGCCATTTACAACATAATCGAGTAGGTATACGAatagaacaacaacaaaaaaaatcaactaggttaagtgataaaagaaaacacattaTACATGTTTTTGTTGGAATGtaaacaaagttttatattgaataaaagaaaaattagataagaatttatatatatatatatatatatatatatatatatatatatatatataaatacttctATTGATGAAAGACTtcttaaatactaaaataaattcgTGAAAACTTAACCAAAATCGAACTATGATTTTTGAACCAGTACTATGAATGGATAGATAGATGCTGACAAAAGTTACATCTATATATTAAATCGTATATTTATTACAAGACCCtttcaaatcaaaacaaaatcgTCTTTGAATTGATCGacccttttatttatattagttgaGTTAatcttcttttccattttctggCAGCATATGCTTAGttataattatcatatatttaaagtttatctGAAATATCAGTAGAGGAAGTGATACTTTAATGGTTGCTTAAGAGATAATCAAATCACGACCGGCACTAATTGTTTTTAGTGTTCGTAATTACGATTATATTCcttgaaaagttaaattatgatatttaataaatatttattactaaGATCCATTAGTGTTGAAATTAACGATATATGGTGCCACTGCATCATACTATaacattcttaaaaaaatgaattatttccAAAACATTTGGTTCATTCAAACATTTATGTTGCCACTTAAGAATAagtcaaaagaaaattttcattcaaaccaGCATGGCCTGCAAAATTGACTGAACGATAATTGACGTATAAGTAACATTtgagaaaaaacaaattgaagtaattcaagtttaaatatttagctgacagaaaaaaaaattgtttacaaaattatgataattgaagttaatatataatgtattatttatcataatgtattattattgttaatatggCCAATTCCAatgtctttaaattttttatttttaatttgtaactaaattaaaattattttttaattactatcgAGCAACAACCTAATTAGTATAATCTTTTCaatctaattaataattttaaactcataatcatttattaaattcaaatatagtAGAAGATATAcgtgttatatatattttaaactcatTGAGCTGCATGATATTACCGATTCAAGGAATCGTGTTGCTGTTGCATggaatttacaaataaattatgaaaactgaagaaaattacttttagaaaataagAGTAGAAAAAATCCGTTAAAATTTGCTATACTACAAAATATTAcgttaaatattaattgttatagattaaggataataataaaaatgataaaagtaatCGGTAGACGAATAATAGTTGGTATTAacagatattttaatacatatttataaataagtatGCCGGATGTAAGTACTATAATATACAtaagagttttaaaatttttgtagatattttttatatagatatcCTATAGATAGAATAAcgaataatagataaaaaaaaattattataggtAGGTATTACATCCGGGCATTGACGAGGGCGGAGAGTGATcatcggtgcaagaggcatagACAAGGAGCGGCTTCTGGCAgacttccagtggaaggggcacatggacgaatagAACATAAACATGAATgagagagggatctagagactgtataggtatttaaaggaattgatttggctactcatatcaacaaatgcatttgtttttcagtagcctaactcataagaactccatggttaagcgtgtttagcctagagtaattatgggatgggtgaccttcagGGAATTATGGGATGAGTAACTTTCCGGCTGGTATTCGACTTATtcctaaataataatttataaatacttattattatttttagattaattatactttaataactTTGTAGCAAGAGAAATTAGATTAATCTAACAAAAGAAGAGGGGAAAATACACTTTTCTTTGACTTATATTTAGTAATCAAGTTGAGAATGGAAAGGTTAAATAAGTTCAGTTTTGAATATGGAATTCGGCCAAAAGTGCAAAAACCTCCTTTGTTGACTAGTTACTGAATAAATCATCATCAACactcataatatttatatataaaaataatagtgttCTGCATATccataaaataaatgttgatgGGTAGGATCCATGAATATATTACATAAAGAAAGAGAGCATCTTAACAACTTTTTGCTACTTAGCATCTGGATTTGCCATATAAGACGTATCCAACATGCTAATTCAAAAGGGAAAATTAAA
It contains:
- the LOC106780332 gene encoding transcription repressor MYB6, producing MGRAPCCSKVGLHKGPWTPKEDALLTKYIQAHGEGQWKSLPKKAGLLRCGKSCRLRWMNYLRPDIKRGNITPEEDDLIIRMHSLLGNRWSLIAGRLPGRTDNEIKNYWNTHLCKKLKNQTGEDTETPNSLESPQEEPASGSKKKKNGGKKKNKQKNKGDKDNAEPPKTQVYLPKPIRVKALYLPRTDSNNTYTFDSNSASASTNQEKEESPLTKESNLASEFGNVGESDDFGFFSEDHDLVNASDMECHSYFPSDHGSLQQLYEEYYHLLNMDHSQFIEMSSFGESLLV